In one window of Mercurialis annua linkage group LG4, ddMerAnnu1.2, whole genome shotgun sequence DNA:
- the LOC126677758 gene encoding uncharacterized protein LOC126677758 isoform X2 has protein sequence MMSGAEFPILTATNLRVLRDQKINAYDGGGGLTLNSSGLSSIQLGLLKKSLRLQCRFVKKSISISCKSSHGRPFDDGRSTNAPDDHHDHDFLHASLLISETVLHYRMRREGYQEETRWRLPGRWNPFLGRTRPSRRDTGFVGQKFLTRFQSPTIFLKVSCDGDFLLPIIVGEFAVEKLVNALRGDDGSADGVILRGDGYDHEGCPDQFQLVRNLVHGLGYEAGENEIVSIDARPSDAINLANTCKAPIFVSKQIVFTDAIRISYGRGRVHDRKPTYDVLLDSAADGPDPLSEEIELVRNLNLAVDEERFNDAAMWRDKLMQLRQSRHDH, from the exons ATGATGTCAGGAGCTGAATTTCCAATCCTTACAGCAACAAACTTGAGGGTTTTACGAGATCAAAAGATCAATGCATATGATGGCGGTGGCGGCTTGACGTTGAATTCAAGTGGGTTATCGTCAATTCAATTGGGTCTTCTTAAAAAAAGCTTAAGATTACAGTGTCGTTTTGTTAAAAAATCAATCTCCATCTCTTGTAAGTCTTCCCATGGTAGACCCTTTGATGACGGTAGATCCACTAATGCCCCTGATGATCATCACGATCATGATTTTCTTCATGCTTCTCTGCTCATTTCAG AAACTGTCTTGCACTATCGGATGCGGAGGGAAGGTTATCAAGAAGAAACTAGATGGAGGTTACCAGGTAGATGGAATCCGTTTCTTGGCAGAACCAGGCCCTCAAGACGTGATACTGGTTTTGTCGGGCAGAAGTTTCTTACTCGATTCCAGAGTCCTACTATTTTTCTAAAAGTTTCTTGTGATGGAGACTTTCTATTACCTATTATTGTTG GGGAATTTGCCGTTGAGAAACTCGTAAATGCGTTGCGGGGAGACGATGGATCTGCTGATGGGGTAATTCTTAGAGGAGATGGATATGATCATGAG GGTTGCCCAGATCAGTTTCAGCTGGTGAGAAATCTGGTGCATGGACTTGGATATGAG GCAGGAGAAAATGAAATTGTAAGCATAGACGCACGACCATCTGATGCCATAAATTTGGCAAATACATGCAAG GCTCCAATTTTTGTAAGTAAACAAATTGTCTTCACAGACGCTATCAGAATTAGCTATGGGAGGGGAAGAGTGCATGACAGGAAGCCTACATATGATGTATTGCTTGACAG TGCTGCTGATGGTCCAGATCCACTATCAGAAGAAATTGAGCTTGTGCGGAATTTGAATTTAGCTGTTGATGAGGAAAGATTCAATGATGCAG caatGTGGAGAGACAAACTGATGCAGCTTCGCCAATCAAGGCATGACCATTAG
- the LOC126679092 gene encoding ankyrin repeat domain-containing protein, chloroplastic yields MSLPSLLLNPQTPKSISPLYHHLSTPPNLSPNKFLKFPRKFHSLQSSLSTQNDNYDSALEDHVIGDCLVFEDGVFEDPYLQNSSFSDAKNSSNAKPKTKSKKKIVTEIKTENLVPDKWREVQAEINITKKEKRKIAREMEFNSKVDRRKKGYLPIRSLNLEEYQAYRDAKLVQLKPLVLDDPSSFEVAKGAGDGADREEGNESESGSESEEKRDVDERCSERVAPKNPRWAVYGKGFDDVTEFFNSRQYEPGVKNSEGRRKLFTKEDKVLLNRKIPDVGAATSGKWLPLHSLAASGEFYLVDALLKHNVDINAVAVDGLTALHKAIICKKQAVTAYLLRESANPFVLDSDGASLLHYAVQTASIPAIKLLLLYNVDINLQDNDGWTPLHVAVQARRTDVLKLLLIKRANRTLKNKDGLTPLDLCLYSGRYTRTYELIKLLKQFPRKEMLSHEGIAQ; encoded by the exons ATGTCACTCCCTTCTCTGCTACTAAACCCACAAACCCCTAAATCAATATCCCCTCTCTATCACCATCTCTCAACCCCTCCAAATCTCTCCCCCAACAAATTCTTAAAATTCCCAAGAAAATTTCACTCTCTTCAATCATCTTTGTCCACCCAAAACGACAACTATGACTCTGCTCTCGAAGACCATGTCATCGGCGACTGTCTAGTCTTCGAAGACGGCGTTTTCGAAGACCCTTATCTTCAAAACTCTTCCTTTTCCGATGCAAAAAACTCCTCAAACGCCAAACCCAAAACCAAGAGCAAGAAAAAGATTGTAACTGAAATAAAAACAGAGAATTTGGTTCCGGACAAATGGAGAGAAGTGCAAGCGGAGATTAACATTACCAAGAAAGAAAAGCGAAAAATCGCTCGAGAAATGGAGTTTAATAGTAAAGTTGATAGGAGGAAGAAAGGGTATCTTCCTATTAGAAGTTTAAATTTGGAGGAGTATCAGGCTTATCGAGATGCTAAGTTAGTTCAGTTGAAGCCGCTTGTTCTTGATGATCCTTCGAGCTTTGAGGTAGCGAAAGGAGCGGGGGATGGTGCGGATAGGGAGGAAGGGAATGAGAGTGAGAGTGGGAGTGAGAGTGAGGAGAAGAGGGATGTGGATGAGAGATGTAGTGAGAGAGTGGCGCCCAAGAATCCGAGATGGGCGGTTTATGGAAAGGGTTTTGATGATGTTACGGAGTTTTTTAATAGTAGGCAGTATGAGCCTGGTGTTAAGAACTCTGAAG GCCGTCGCAAGTTGTTTACAAAAGAGGACAAAGTTTTGCTTAATAGGAAGATACCTGATGTCGGAGCTGCTACCTCA GGAAAATGGCTACCTCTTCACTCGCTTGCTGCTTCTGGCGAATTCTACCTTGTTGATGCTTTGCTGAAACACAATGTCGATATTAATGCTGTAGCTGTG GATGGTTTGACTGCCCTTCACAAAGCAATAATATGCAAAAAGCAAGCAGTTACTGCCTATCTTTTGAGAGAATCGGCAAATCCATTTGTTCTAGATTCA GACGGTGCTTCCTTATTGCATTATGCTGTCCAAACGGCATCTATCCCTGCTATTAAACTTCTTCTGttatataatgttgatataaacCTTCAGGACAAT GATGGATGGACACCATTGCATGTTGCCGTACAAGCTCGAAGAACTGACGTACTAAAGCTATTGCTAATTAAAAGAGCTAATAGGACGTTAAAAAACAAG GATGGCTTAACCCCGCTTGATCTTTGCCTCTATTCTGGTAGATACACAAGAACTTATGAACTTATTAAGCTGTTGAAGCAATTTCCTAGGAAAGAAATGTTATCTCATGAGGGTATAGCTCAGTAA
- the LOC126679033 gene encoding uncharacterized protein At1g76070-like gives MVRHEKSKAKISDFLPKAAGPVNFMSPPPSPARTPSRKGCRSPQVSLVPKEIRRKARSLSFDVIEPNSPKVSCIGSVRNKGRNKSKTKNKLTKIVKVVAASFSWPFKRKQESQVGCVFDRNQVTTAAKLISLTQQYCVALESPQHDVSDIIVPKQLRSLSQVKKFASGRGVLRDFDWKTHAVGEDERIEDKQNDVASCSKSIANDSNKCVGDKCHFSPPTPLPL, from the coding sequence ATGGTTAGACATGAGAAATCTAAGGCCAAAATTTCTGACTTTCTACCAAAAGCAGCTGGTCCTGTAAATTTCATGAGTCCGCCACCTAGTCCGGCTAGAACCCCTTCCAGAAAAGGATGCCGTAGTCCTCAAGTATCTCTCGTTCCAAAAGAAATTCGTCGAAAGGCTCGTAGTTTAAGCTTTGATGTGATAGAGCCTAATTCTCCTAAAGTGTCGTGCATCGGCAGTGTCAGGAACAAAGGCAGGAACAAGAGCAAGACCAAAAACAAGCTCACAAAAATAGTAAAAGTGGTAGCTGCTTCATTTTCTTGGCCTTTCAAGAGAAAACAAGAAAGTCAGGTGGGTTGTGTATTTGACAGAAATCAGGTAACTACAGCAGCAAAACTGATTTCTTTAACTCAGCAATATTGTGTTGCTTTAGAAAGTCCACAACATGATGTTTCTGATATAATTGTACCGAAACAATTGCGCTCGTTGAGTCAAGTGAAGAAATTTGCAAGTGGAAGGGGTGTTTTGAGGGATTTTGATTGGAAAACTCATGCTGTTGGAGAAGATGAGAGGATTGAGGATAAACAAAATGATGTTGCAAGTTGTTCCAAGTCTATTGCCAATGACTCAAATAAATGTGTGGGAGACAAGTGCCATTTCTCTCCTCCTACACCACTTCCATTGTAA
- the LOC126679032 gene encoding serine/arginine-rich splicing factor SR45a, translated as MEDSPVKRNSQSLSPWREQSKSRSRSHSRSRLRSRSRSFSPQPRHRSRSRSRGRSRSRSHGRSEAVNPGNTLYVTGLSTRVTQRDLEEHFSKEGKVASCFLVVEPRTRISRGFAFVTMDSAEDANRCVKYLNQSVLEGRYITVEKSRRKRPRTPTPGHYLGLKSNRDYGHRGGDRGGDRGGDRGRYRGRDSRDDYHRSPRRSPYRGGRDYSPRRSPYGGRSRRDRSRSPYASPYHGSR; from the exons ATG gaAGACTCTCCTGTTAAGAG GAATTCACAGTCTCTTTCCCCATGGAGAGAACAGTCGAAGTCTAGGTCAAGGTCCCATTCCAGGTCTAGGTTGAGGTCAAGATCAAGATCATTTTCCCCTCAGCCTAGGCATAGATCACGGTCTCGAAGTCGTGGCAG ATCAAGATCCAGAAGCCATGGCAG AAGCGAAGCTGTAAACCCCGGGAACACACTTTATGTGACTGGGTTGTCTACGAGGGTAACACAGAGGGATTTGGAAGAGCATTTTTCTAAGGAGGGAAAG GTTGCTTCATGTTTCCTAGTTGTGGAGCCCCGTACTCGTATATCTCGTGGTTTTGCTTTTGTTACAATGGACAGTGCAGAGGATGCCAATCGGTGTGTTAAGTATCTCAACCAATCAGTTCTAGAGGGACGATATATTACAGTGGAGAAG TCACGGAGGAAACGACCAAGAACACCAACACCAGGACACTATCTCGGGCTGAAAAGTAATAGGGATTATG GTCACCGTGGCGGCGATCGTGGTGGTGATCGAGGCGGCGATCGTGGTAGATATCGTGGCCGCGATAGTCGTGATGACTATCATAGGTCTCCAAGGCGTTCTCCTTATCGTGGGGGTCGTGACTATTCTCCTAGGCGTTCTCCATATGGTGGAAGATCAAGAAGGGACAGATCTAGATCACCGTATGCTTCTCCTTATCATGGATCTAGGTAA
- the LOC126679027 gene encoding phospholipase D delta, translating to MAAVSDKDDEQPIILHGDLELYIIEARNLPNMDLVTTRIRSCFSVCDCTAQSTTTTARGLRGGRGASTDEDSGDEDQKIHRHRNIITSDPYVTVVVPQTTLARTRVLKNAKNPKWKQRFFIPLAHPVVNLEFHIKDNDLFGAELMGALKFPASEIATGKLIKGWFPILGSSGKPPKPDTALHLEMKFTPFERNVLYKHGIAGDPEHKGVRNTYFPLRKGSKVTTYQDAHGADGMVPKIELDDGKVYNQQHCWEDICYAISEAHHMIYIVGWSVFYKIKLIREPTKPLPRGGDLTLGELLKYKSQEGVRVLLLIWDDKTSHDKFGIKTTGLMETHDEETRKFFKHSSVICVLAARYGSSKISFLKQQIVGTAFTHHQKCVILDTQASGNNRKLTAFLGGIDLCDGRYDTPEHRIFRDLDTVFEGDFHNPTFPANQKAPRQPWHDLHCRIDGPAVYDVLINFEQRWRKATKWSEFRTLFKKVSHFNDDSLLRVERISWILSPVLALKDGVTVVPPDDPIVHVSGEDDPENWHVQIFRSIDAVSVKGFPKNIHDSQAQNLICAKNQVIDRSIQTAYIQAIRSAQHFIYIENQYFLGSSYGWPSYVNAGADNMIPMELALKIVSKIRANERFAVYIVLPMWPEGDPKSETMQEILFWQSQTMQLMYDLVAREIKSMKLVDTHPQDYLNFYCIGKREENPNPSTNGETVSEAYKNQRFMIYVHAKGMIVDDEYVIIGSANINQRSMAGSKDTEIAMGAYQPHYTWAAKKKHPRGQIYGYRMSLWAEHLDQVEKLYVEPESLECVKAVNSIAEDNWKRYTDPNFSPLQGHLLRYPLQVDADGKVSPLPGYETFPDAGGKVIGAQSMKIPDILTT from the exons ATGGCGGCGGTTTCTGATAAGGATGATGAACAGCCCATTATTCTTCATGGGGACTTGGAACTGTACATCATTGAAGCAAGAAACTTGCCGAACATGGACTTGGTTACTACGAGAATCCGCAGTTGCTTCTCTGTTTGTGACTGTACAGCACAATCAACCACCACTACAGCCAGAGGACTGAGAGGAGGAAGAGGAGCTTCCACCGACGAGGACTCCGGCGACGAAGATCAGAAGATTCACCGACACAGGAACATTATTACAAGTGATCCTTATGTCACAGTGGTGGTTCCTCAGACAACTTTAGCAAGAACCCGTGTGTTAAAGAATGCAAAAAACCCGAAATGGAAGCAGAGGTTTTTCATTCCTTTAGCTCATCCTGTAGTTAATCTTGAATTTCATATTAAAGATAATGATCTGTTTGGTGCTGAGCTTATGGGAGCTCTAAAATTCCCTGCCTCTGAGATTGCTACTGGTAAATTGATTAAGGGTTGGTTTCCTATACTTGGCTCATCTGGTAAGCCACCAAAACCTGACACTGCTCTTCATTTGGAAATGAAATTCACTCCTTTTGAAAGAAATGTATTGTATAAACATGGTATTGCTGGTGATCCTGAACATAAGGGTGTGAGGAATACTTATTTTCCTTTGAGAAAAGGGAGTAAGGTAACTACTTATCAAGATGCTCATGGTGCTGATGGAATGGTGCCCAAGATTGAACTTGATGATGGGAAGGTTTACAACCAACAGCATTGTTGGGAGGACATTTGTTATGCTATATCTGAGGCTCATCATATGATTTATATTGTTGGTTGGTCtgtgttttataaaattaagttgATTAGAGAGCCTACTAAGCCGTTGCCGCGAGGTGGAGATTTGACTCTCGGTGAATTGCTCAAGTATAAGTCTCAGGAAGGTGTGAGGGTTTTGTTGCTGATTTGGGATGATAAGACTTCGCATGATAAGTTTGGTATCAAAACG ACCGGACTGATGGAAACCCATGATGAAGAAACCCGGAAGTTTTTCAAACATTCATCAGTCATTTGTGTATTAGCAGCTCGCTATGGAAGCAGTAAGATCAGTTTTTTGAAACAACAG ATTGTTGGAACAGCATTTACACACCATCAAAAATGTGTTATTTTGGACACGCAAGCATCTGGGAATAATAGGAAATTAACAGCATTTTTGGGGGGTATTGATCTTTGTGATGGAAGATATGACACTCCAGAGCATCGAATATTTCGTGACCTTGACACCGTATTCGAGGGTGATTTCCACAATCCTACATTTCCT GCCAATCAGAAAGCGCCAAGGCAACCATGGCATGACTTGCACTGCAGGATTGATGGGCCTGCTGTATATGATGTGCTCATAAACTTTGAGCAGCGATGGAGGAAAGCAACAAAGTGGTCAGAGTTTCGCACTCTTTTTAAAAAGGTGTCTCATTTTAATGATGATTCATTGTTAAGAGTTGAACGGATTTCATGGATACTGAGTCCGGTCTTAGCTCTAAAGGATGGTGTAACTGTAGTTCCACCTGATGATCCTATAGTACATGTTTCCGGTGAAGATGATCCTGAAAATTGGCATGTTCAG ATATTCCGATCAATTGACGCAGTATCGGTAAAAGGATTTCCAAAAAATATCCATGACTCTCAGGCCCAG AACCTCATCTGTGCCAAAAATCAAGTGATCGACAGGAGCATCCAAACTGCATACATCCAGGCAATTAGATCTGCTCAGCATTTCATCTACATTGAAAATCAGTACTTTCTAGGATCTTCATATGGATGGCCGTCTTACGTTAATGCAG GAGCTGATAATATGATCCCAATGGAGCTGGCACTAAAGATTGTCAGTAAAATTAGAGCCAATGAGAGATTTGCAGTGTACATTGTGCTACCAATGTGGCCGGAGGGTGATCCAAAGTCTGAAACCATGCAAGAAATCCTCTTTTGGCAG AGCCAGACGATGCAATTGATGTATGATCTAGTTGCTCGGGAAATTAAATCCATGAAACTTGTAGATACACATCCTCAAGATTACCTAAATTTCTATTGCATTGGAAAACGAGAAGAAAATCCAAATCCGAGTACTAATGGtgaaacg GTCTCTGAGGCTTATAAGAATCAAAGGTTCATGATTTACGTTCATGCCAAGGGAATGATTGTCGATGATGAATATGTCATTATTGGATCTGCCAATATTAACCAAAGATCCATGGCCGGTTCAAAAGATACCGAGATAGCTATGGGTGCATATCAACCTCATTACACATGGGCTGCAAAGAAAAAACACCCACGAGGGCAG ATATATGGATATAGAATGTCGCTATGGGCTGAGCATCTTGATCAAGTTGAGAAATTGTATGTGGAGCCGGAGAGTTTGGAATGTGTCAAGGCTGTAAATAGCATTGCAGAAGACAACTGGAAGCGATACACAGACCCAAATTTCAGTCCGTTGCAGGGTCATCTTCTTCGGTATCCTTTGCAGGTGGATGCGGATGGGAAGGTAAGCCCTCTACCCGGGTACGAAACTTTCCCCGATGCTGGGGGTAAGGTAATTGGAGCTCAATCTATGAAAATCCCTGATATTTTGACAACGTAA
- the LOC126677758 gene encoding bifunctional nuclease 1 isoform X1 — MMSGAEFPILTATNLRVLRDQKINAYDGGGGLTLNSSGLSSIQLGLLKKSLRLQCRFVKKSISISCKSSHGRPFDDGRSTNAPDDHHDHDFLHASLLISETVLHYRMRREGYQEETRWRLPGRWNPFLGRTRPSRRDTGFVGQKFLTRFQSPTIFLKVSCDGDFLLPIIVGEFAVEKLVNALRGDDGSADGVILRGDGYDHEGCPDQFQLVRNLVHGLGYEVKMVKITERVVNTYFARVILSKAGENEIVSIDARPSDAINLANTCKAPIFVSKQIVFTDAIRISYGRGRVHDRKPTYDVLLDSAADGPDPLSEEIELVRNLNLAVDEERFNDAAMWRDKLMQLRQSRHDH, encoded by the exons ATGATGTCAGGAGCTGAATTTCCAATCCTTACAGCAACAAACTTGAGGGTTTTACGAGATCAAAAGATCAATGCATATGATGGCGGTGGCGGCTTGACGTTGAATTCAAGTGGGTTATCGTCAATTCAATTGGGTCTTCTTAAAAAAAGCTTAAGATTACAGTGTCGTTTTGTTAAAAAATCAATCTCCATCTCTTGTAAGTCTTCCCATGGTAGACCCTTTGATGACGGTAGATCCACTAATGCCCCTGATGATCATCACGATCATGATTTTCTTCATGCTTCTCTGCTCATTTCAG AAACTGTCTTGCACTATCGGATGCGGAGGGAAGGTTATCAAGAAGAAACTAGATGGAGGTTACCAGGTAGATGGAATCCGTTTCTTGGCAGAACCAGGCCCTCAAGACGTGATACTGGTTTTGTCGGGCAGAAGTTTCTTACTCGATTCCAGAGTCCTACTATTTTTCTAAAAGTTTCTTGTGATGGAGACTTTCTATTACCTATTATTGTTG GGGAATTTGCCGTTGAGAAACTCGTAAATGCGTTGCGGGGAGACGATGGATCTGCTGATGGGGTAATTCTTAGAGGAGATGGATATGATCATGAG GGTTGCCCAGATCAGTTTCAGCTGGTGAGAAATCTGGTGCATGGACTTGGATATGAG GTAAAAATGGTGAAAATTACAGAGAGGGTAGTTAACACTTATTTCGCAAGAGTAATTTTGAGCAAG GCAGGAGAAAATGAAATTGTAAGCATAGACGCACGACCATCTGATGCCATAAATTTGGCAAATACATGCAAG GCTCCAATTTTTGTAAGTAAACAAATTGTCTTCACAGACGCTATCAGAATTAGCTATGGGAGGGGAAGAGTGCATGACAGGAAGCCTACATATGATGTATTGCTTGACAG TGCTGCTGATGGTCCAGATCCACTATCAGAAGAAATTGAGCTTGTGCGGAATTTGAATTTAGCTGTTGATGAGGAAAGATTCAATGATGCAG caatGTGGAGAGACAAACTGATGCAGCTTCGCCAATCAAGGCATGACCATTAG